In Vitis vinifera cultivar Pinot Noir 40024 chromosome 17, ASM3070453v1, one genomic interval encodes:
- the LOC100247312 gene encoding serine carboxypeptidase-like 45 → MDSLTWKTIPMVSVVFQLCFLLKAHPSLSHPDKIIQLPGQPQVGFQQFSGYVSLDDKKQRALFYYFVEAESDPASKPLVLWLNGGPGCSSLGVGAFSENGPFRPNGEFLLRNEYSWNREANMLYLETPVGVGFSYSSDTPYVTVDDKITARDNLAFLQRWFLKFPQYKHRDLFITGESYAGHYVPQLAELMIRFNKKEKLFNLKGIALGNPVLEFATDLNSRAEYFWSHGLISDSTYRLFTSACNYSRYVSEYYRDSVSSVCSRVMAQVSRETSKFVDKYDVTLDVCLSSVLSQSKVISPQQVAETIDVCIDDKTVNYLNRKDVQKALHARLVGIRSWTVCSDILDYELLNLEIPTISIVGSLIKAGIPVLVYSGDQDSVIPLTGSRTLVHNLAKELGLNTTVPYRVWFEGKQVGGWTRVYGNILSFATIRGASHEAPFSQPERSLVLFKSFLEARPLPEFF, encoded by the exons ATGGATTCTCTAACATGGAAAACCATCCCAATGGTTTCTGTTGTGTTCCAGCTCTGCTTTCTCTTGAAGGCTCACCCCTCTTTGTCTCATCCTGACAAGATTATCCAGCTTCCTGGACAACCCCAGGTGGGCTTTCAGCAGTTTTCTGGTTATGTCAGTCTGGATGACAAGAAGCAAAGAGCTCTCTTTTACTACTTTGTTGAAGCTGAATCAGACCCAGCTTCAAAACCACTGGTTTTGTGGTTGAATGGAG GCCCTGGCTGTTCTTCACTTGGGGTGGGGGCATTCTCTGAAAATGGACCTTTCAGACCAAATGGGGAGTTTCTGTTGAGGAATGAGTATAGCTGGAACAGAG AAGCAAATATGCTGTATCTAGAGACACCAGTAGGAGTGGGATTCTCTTATTCATCTGATACCCCTTATGTCACAGTGGATGATAAGATAACAG CCAGGGACAATCTTGCGTTCTTGCAGCGCTGGTTCCTCAAGTTTCCCCAATACAAGCATAGGGATTTGTTTATCACAGGGGAAAGTTATGCAG GCCACTATGTTCCCCAACTTGCAGAACTCATGATTCGGTTCAACAAAAAGGAGAAGTTGTTCAATTTGAAGGGAATTGCT CTGGGTAATCCGGTTCTAGAATTCGCCACTGACCTCAATTCAAGGGCTGAGTACTTCTGGTCTCATGGCCTAATATCGGATTCAACATACAGATTGTTCACTTCTGCCTGTAACTATTCTCGCTATGTGAGTGAATACTATAGAGACTCAGTTTCATCTGTTTGTTCAAGGGTGATGGCCCAAGTAAGCAGAGAAACCAGTAAATTTGTGGACAAGTATGATGTTACCCTTGACGTCTGCCTTTCATCAGTACTCTCACAATCCAAAGTCATTAGTCCCCAA CAAGTTGCAGAGACGATAGACGTGTGCATAGACGATAAAACTGTGAATTATCTAAACCGAAAAGATGTGCAGAAGGCTCTCCATGCCAGGCTTGTTGGCATTCGCAGTTGGACCGTCTGCAGcga CATTCTGGATTATGAGCTCCTCAACCTGGAGATACCTACGATTTCCATTGTGGGATCACTCATCAAGGCTGGAATTCCAGTCTTGGTCTATAG TGGAGATCAAGATTCAGTAATACCATTGACAGGGAGTCGAACTCTGGTTCATAATCTGGCTAAGGAGCTGGGACTAAACACAACTGTGCCTTACAGAGTTTGGTTTGAGGGGAAGCAG GTTGGTGGATGGACTAGAGTTTATGGTAATATCCTCTCATTTGCCACCATTAGAGGTGCTTCTCATGAAGCTCCCTTCTCGCAGCCTGAGAGATCACTAGTGTTGTTCAAGTCATTTCTTGAAGCCAGGCCTCTACCAGAATTTTTCTGA